The genomic stretch TAAGTAAATGATACTCGTcatatttcatgtcttttacatcctattgtttttgtatatctgatatatatatatatatatatatatatatatatatatatatatatatatatatatatatatatatatatatatatatatatatatatatatatatatatatatatatatatatatatgtatatatacacatatacatatatatatatgtgtgtgtgaatgtgtaacaaaaaaaggagagagagagagagagagagagagagagagagagagagagagagagagagagagagagagagagagtgagagctcTTCCGCCATTAACCCCTTAATCTCTCCGTAAAATATCATGCAGAGATTGTCGGGTCCCAAGAATATTCCTGAGATTCCAGCGGCATTTTAAAGTAGGACATATCCTGGAACTTAACACTTGAGAATAACATTATACAGACACCTAAAGCGGTAGAAATTGCGGGGGATGATGTAAAATGTTAGAAATAATAGGTTTTTCTGAGAGGTGCATTCTTACaataacacacacgcatatatatatatatatatatatatatatatatatatatatatatatatatatatatatatatatatatatatatatatatatatatatacagtatatatataaatatactgtacacatatatagttataatatatatatatatatatatatatatatatatatatatatatatatatatatatatatatatatatatatatatatatatatagttataatatatatatatatatatatatatatatatatatatatatatatatatatatatatatatatatatatatacatacatatgagaatCTATCTTAAAACCATTACATGCATAAACGAATTCCGTTGGCAAAAAGACATTGACAACAAATCACACTTAACACAGGAGCAGTTACTTCGTAAGTGTCGACACTCATCacactatttacaaaaacaagtgTTCTAGTTAGCCTGTATTTGCAAATGCATTTTCCACTTTATTTGCACCAAAACGTCATAATCATtgtgtttataaatttaatgGCACTCTGTTTTCCCATTAACCTGAGGATAAACGCAAGAAGTTCATGTCGCAATTTGCATATTAAAAAGttcagtatatttctcacttttcAGTGAATTACTAATTCACTCgaaatttcagattttaatttaccataattatcatttattcatcGTCCACGCCTACATTGATATCGCATTTTCCATCAGATTTATGTAAACAGTTAAATTTTCCAGTAACCCCTAAGTGCCTTTTCAGAGAGCAATAGTGCGTGCTGCTAGCTTAGAAGGCCTCTGCTCCAACTTCTTGTAGAGGTGTCACGTTGTCACACTGTATTTTTCTTAGCAAATATCTCTCCTCCTCATTGATATACAACTGTAGATCATTCTACATGGAATTGCtattaatttcaataattacattctctttctgttcACTGTCGAATGCTGTTCAACCAATCGTGCTTAacaatcttaatatatatttaagattgTTTCACGTggttgtttattttgaaaaataataattttaatgatgacCAGTATAATAGACATGATATCAGCTTTTGTTTGTACTGTCTAACAAATGtactattatctttttttttcctgtcagcaTTTACTTTAATTTGCTAAATAGGAATATCTTCAGGAAAGCATCacaaaatataaactatttattTGAAGATTACATCTGAAACGCATGAAATCAACACGTACCAGATTTCTTATATCAGCTGACAAgtaatattactaaaaatatacgaaataactcaataataataataataataataataataataataataataataataataataataataataataataataataataataatcaggagtTTTTTCCTTCACATGGcacttttacataaatattcacaaaaccatattagagaaaataaatttcatgtatatatatatatatatatatatatatatatatatatatatatatatatatacataaataactacAATGACGGCACCATTTCCTCCTACTTTACAAGAACCTTCTCAACTGTTCCATTCTTATCCTTGGGCGACTTACTACTCTCAGACGACGAGCATTCGGTCGAATCAGGGTCGTTCCACGGCTGGACATCCGCCGAGACGAAGGTGATGAAGAATATGCCAGTCAGGAAGTAAATTGGGACGCATATCCAAAACACCCGTTGCCAGGCCTCGAGGGTTTGCTGTCCGTGGAAATGGAgaatttagttaataataataataataataataataataataataataataataataataataataataatctttattattattattattattattattattattattattattattattattattattattattactataattattattattaatttagttaataacgataataataataataataacaataacattaataataatattaataatgataacaataacaactatgaaattaataataataatttttattattattattattattattattattattattattattattattattattaattaacaagCCTTGAACCTTTCCCCCCATTAAATAAtgtgatattaattttatttaaaggggTTATGTGATATTACTTTCAATCAAAAGGGCTACAAAACTCCTTACCTGACCGTCAGTCATAACTCCAGTCACAATTGGCACGATGAATGCTATCATAGCTCCCAGAGTGTTGTCTAAACCCAGAAGTGTTCCTGAAAATAATGTAGTCAATATGATGATTTATATAGAGAAATTTCTTTTGTGAATGGAAAGTTTTGTTAACAGATAAGTTGATTATTTCGGAATCTCATTCGTAGTCTCTCATAGGATCGTCAGGaagtgtttgttatatatatatatatatatatatatatatatatatatatatatatatatatatatatatatatatatatatatatatatatatatatatatatatatatgtacatatatattaggtTCGACTTGGGAGCTGTGCCCCcctggagtatatatatatatttgtgtgtgtgtgtgtgagtttatttgcataacatacatacaaacacacacacatatatatactctatatatacacatgtatatgcgcGTCTGTGTATGAGTGTACAATATCTGCATATGTAAGACTGTATACAAAGTCTTGTAAGCATATACACTTTTTTTGTCACTTACGCACACGGGACTTTTTTCTTTCGTAAATAAATGCCACATTTTCATAATACTGTCCCCTGATCATATGTACGTACCGTGACAATACAGTGTAGGTGAGACATTTTTCCCATCCACCACAAAGGAATTTAATATCCATAGATGAATAATATTTTCCCAAAGCAAATCAGTCCACATCCCGCAAAGGACTATGTCATTTCCACGTAAAGAGTAAAGGAAATGTGCCAAATACATTTCCAGTACCGTTGGTGGACCTGATCTGCGTTCTGGCGGAGTCTGAAATTATGTAGAAAGGCAAACAGTTTTCTGCCACCTTTTAATACTGTAGGATTTTGCAACCTGAAGCCGTTGTTGGTGGCAAAATTTGGGTGACGCAAAACCGTGCTTGTGTGTCGATCAGTTTAGTGAACAAGATTGATTGCAAATGTTTACCCCTGTTATGGGATGAAAAATACATCTCCTGAAAATGTCCCGaagttttaataaaattcctGTCAGATTTATAAACGGTTATAATTACCTTCGGTTTATTCTTTAGCTGATATTCTGAAGAGCAACGAGTTTTTAATAgagcaattataattataactgtataattttagctataattatatttatgattatgaaCTGGAAATTATAACCCTAGGTTAGGATTTCCAAGTTTTCTAACGTAACATACCATCTCCCTTCCTTGTGAAAACTCCTGAACTCTTTCTAcgagtttctgcagtttttctccACTCTCACTGGACAACCCAAATAGGTTATAATTTCCAGGTTTTCTAATGTTACTTGCCACCCGCCTTTCCTTGTGATAATTTCTGAACCCTTTTaccagtttatataatttttctccacCGGCACACGACACGCCAAGCAGGTTATAAATTGTAGATCTCCAGTGAAGTATGACACCTGTCCATCCTTGCAAGAACTTCTGAACCCTTTTAccagtttctgtaatttttctccACTATCACTGGACAACCCAAACAGGTTTCCAATGGAATATGACACCTGTCCATTATTGCAAGAACTTCTGAAATCTTATATTagattctgtaatttttttcctctaacACTAGACAACCCAAGCAAATTTCTAATGGAGCTTAACACGTTTCCATCCTTGCAAGAACTTCTGAAATATTATACTAGATTCTGCAGTTTTTCCCCACTATCACAGATCTCTCACCTGCGAAGTTCGGCGCAATGTCTGTGTGGTTAACGAGACCGCTGGTGGTTGTGGCGCCATTGAGAAACAGCGCCAGGCAGAGTAAGGTAATGGCTAGCTTGGCGTCGCATCCAGCGAAAGACACTCCTAAAATCATAGCCCCTGGACCCCACAGcgctgaaaagagagaaaatggttcGAGGCTTATGTCTTAGTAAATAAAGCCAGTACAGTTGTAAGAGTATTGCCAACAACAGACATTACCTAGTTCATACTATCACTTAGATAACGAATTATGTAAAAGAATACCAGATTTCAATGAATACCAATATTTCCGTTGTACCAAATTTTAGAGCATGAcactgaggtatatatatatatatatatatatatatatatatatatatatatatatatatatatatatatatatatatatatatatatatatatatatatattgtacatatatatatatatgtatatatatatgtgtgtatgagaacagtttctctttgttcatttattcattttttatgtgtTCACAAAGGCcaaaccaaaaaatgaaattatttgctTGACTGCAGGTTTCCACGGCACCTGACTCAGCATCGAAAAAAGCAGACGAATTTCAGCCTGGCAAACAAAGAAGACTGTAATCCTTTGTCCTCGTTCTCTCTTCCTGGCTTATttatgcaagaagaagaagaagaagaaggagaacatgAATACTGCTTACATCAAAACAGTAATGGATAAAAGCACAGCGCACGAAGATTATAAAAGCTGTATAATTAGGTTTCCCTCAGGGGAAAAAATGAGGTAATGGATGCGCAAGTCTTCGATATTTTTGGAACTCCTCTGGGGTGTAAAGTCAGCTGGTGAATATATAATGCAACTGACGTATgctattaataaacaaaattcactcAGGCATGTTTTGAACGTTGGAACACAATGTTTTTGTTGTCACGGCATGTCCATATGCTTTGAGCgatggaaaataaaactatttttatgtcCAATTATTTCCTTCCATTATGAAACGACATGTATTTTTTTAAGCTTGTCATTGATGCTCCGTTGTCTCTACACACTTGAATGGTTTAATGGTACCTTTGTTCTGTTTTGGGAAAAGTCATTTTCAATtctattaataaacaaaatttactcGGGCATGCCCCGCTGGTTGAACAGCTTCCGATATGCTTTGGGCACTGAAACAAATAATTGATGTCCAATTATTTCCTTCCACtacgaaatgatacttatttttttagcatATCGTCAGTGCTCCGCTCTGTCTCTATACACTTCGTTTGATTTTGGCAAATTTCGTTTGAAACCCTATTCTGACTGATTCGCAAAAGGTTGTGTCTTTTGAGATGTAAACTAGATTAGAATTTTCACGACCAGAATACCCAGAATTAGGCCATGACGCCCTAACTGAAAGCGTTTTCAGAATAATCTGATACATGTAGGTAACGTTTTGTCTAAGGGGTTAGTTCAATTAACTAGTTTATTCCCAAAGGTATTCCAACACTTCaggcatataaaaaaaagttgtttatgtaaataaatctcTACGTAGGAAATTGCAATTATATTGAGggtattattattagctttattGCAAAATTTCTCTGAAAAGTGGACACGAaaagaaaatttgtcaaaaaaaataGAGGGTCATATATCGCAATAACttactaaacgagagagagagagagagagagagagagagagagagagagagagagagagagagagagacaatttttctgggaatagttctctctcttctttctctctctctctgtctctctctctctcttctatatatatatatatatatatatatatatatatatatatatatatatatatatatatatatatatatatatatacatatatatatatatatatatatatatatatatatatatatatatatatatatgtagaaagagagagagagagagagagagagagagagagaggcaaacataAAGATTTACAGCAACTCGTTTCGCAAAAGAAATAGAATTTTCCAGGGTAAGAATGGAGGttaaaatggaaagataaaaaatttataaaaaaaaatactcattaaaagttaaaataggGATTAAACAGAGGGTGACTTAGTGATGAAAGGAAAAACTCAGGAAAGGCTGAAAAATGAGATGACTAATGGTGTTGCCTTGACGAGGCAAagtcagaacagagagagagagagagagagagagagagagagagagagagagagagagagagctgtggaaTCTGGTGACTAATATACTtcggaaaaaagaaagttttcaaaaGAGCTGAAAAAGACTGCCATTTGAGAGGCAGACTTCAAACTCCagggatttttttaaagttttcatctCTATCCAAAGCTGgactaaatcataaaaaaactaaaacgctAAAACTCTCTAATGATAACAATTGTATTCATGCAGAATGCTGCTATACGTGACACAAAATCCTGCAGACATTACTTTGTCAAATATTAAAACCATTCATCGACCAGACCATACTTTAATTATAGAAAAAACACTGCCAGCTTTTAGGAAACTTTTCAGATGTATGCCTGTTTAAAGTTAGTAAGTTTCGGAGCTTTGTGGAAAGCAGTGTGCTATTATTTTGGATCATACGAGACCCTAGCCATGCCATATCAGAAAAGGTACATTTGCCTAGATACTGGTCCCCATACTTATCAGGAATACGACACAATCCGTGATGACTTCGTGTTGCGAGGATATATACCTATTGCTTGATCGCTTATGTCAACGGAGTATCAAGGAGAAATTGTTATAAGGGGATATAAGGAAATAATTGAAGAAGATAAGGAGACGAAAAAAGATAATGTACTGGTGTTAGGAAAATTCAGTTAGAATATAGAAACGGCATATGTAAtctctaaaagaaagaaataaatatatataaatatatatatatatatatatatatatatatatatatatgtgtgtgtgtgtgtgtgtgtgtgtgtatatatatatatatatatattagagagagagagagacagagagagagagagagagagcgtgtgcaTGGTGCTTGCATAATTACGGCTCTAAGTATTTATGGATGCATAATAATCTATATGAATCATAAAGAAAGGCATTTGATTAAGCAAACAAACATTCGCTTCCTTACATATGGCTCCAAAGATTCGTCTCGTCATCTTAACCGTGAGATAATTCCGGTTGATGAGCCAGGCTGAGAAAGAGCTCCATAAAATGCCTCCAATGTAGCGACAGAGGAACGGAACAGCGGATAATGCTCCGTTCTGCAACGGGAAAAGAGCATGTGAtgttattaatgaataataagtCCGCCATGAAGATTTATATTATGTTTCgcctatatatttttctcttgcaCTTACCGATGTCTGTAATGTGTCACTCTTCCGaaatcaaacacaaacacatacacacacacaaacataccaacacacatgcatgtatacacgcacatacaaatatatatatacatatgtgtgtgtacatatacatagacatataatataaatgtatactgtatatatatatatatatatatatatatatatatatatatatatatatatatatatatatatatataacattatacacatatacatacataatatcaaATCAAATAACAACTGACATTCACCTCAAACTTTAACtcctcaaaacaaaacaaatcaacaaaactCACACTTCTGATGGAAAATCCGAGGACATTCTTCATATAGGTCGGGAGCTGGGCAAAAAGTAGGGATATTCCCCAACCGTTTCCGGTGCAAGCTACCAGGATGGCCCACAGAGGTACACTTTTGGCCATCTGTCGCCAGGGGATGCTCTTGGGGGAACCTTTATCAGTTCCACTCTCCTTCAGAGCTTTCTTTATGTATTGCAGTTCCTCGTCGCTTATTCTGTTGAGGAGATGAATGAAgggagtgtgtatgtatgtatgtattatatatatatatatatgtatgtatgtatgtatgtatgtatatgtatatatatatatatatatatatatatatatatatatatatatatatatatatatatatatatatatatatatatatatatatatatatgtatgtatgtatatatatatatatatatatatatatatatatatatatatatatatatatatacacatacatgcatacatatatatagcctttacatatttatatatatataaaaatttaggttCACTAATTGATTAAAGTAATCATAAGTAAAACCACTGGTTAATTATAAAGATGGGTGATTAAACCTACTCAAGTTAATTAGGAAAAGCAATTGAAATATTGCCAGTTAAACCCACGACTTATCAGAAAAAAAGATAgctgctactttggcttgttattaTCCACGTGTCACTCACTccgaagtgctagtactaaacatggcggaagctccttgggacgcctgtttagtactagcccctcggggatctaAGTATTATTTgcacccatttctatactgtgtggtcgacaaattattatattaacaaaCGTTATCTTCAGAACATTCTAATTTACCAAATCTTCGCGAACTAATTGCCTATAACAACCCAAAGTAGCACCTGTCATTTTTTGTCCTGATAAGTCGTGGGTTTAACTAAATCACCAACGAACTAATCGTTTACAATCACCTTGGATGCTGTTCAGGTGAATCATACATTAAGGCGAACCAGAAGCAACACCACAGGAGGGAGAGGGCCCCCATCACGTAAAATTGGGAGGCCCAGCCGTGGTTGTCGATGATGACCCCACACAGAGGGAGGGTCATGGCAGAGCTTAAGGTGGATGCTGGGAGAAATAAGGTCACTTTGAAAATAGTgttgaacatttttattattataatttttatttcaaatgacgTCTTTTTGAAAAGTgttaataaaatgttattattttgattattattattccaaataacGCCACTTTGaagataatatttaaaatttttatattattattattattattattattattattattattattattattattattattattattattattattattattattattattattattattattattattattattattattattattacaaaaagtcACTGGAAAATCTCGTTTCaaattaatagtattattatcgttgttttgATTATTACTATTCAACAAGACCAAGCAATTATGACTCAtacttcaggaaaaaggaaaatattgatatttatataacaattatatatattaaatcagaaAACACCAACATGATTTTCCAAATTACTATTCATCCCCAAAAACAGAGAAAGTATAAACACTCCAACGCTCTCAGGAAAAgatcaaagcaaagaaaaatatttgtaaaaagaaattaaggaaagtAAAACCTTAAAAAATCATTTCCCACAAAATATTCCAACGAATTCAGGGCGTTTGAATTTAACCGACCGGAAAAAGGGGACCTTTAATTAAGAGAGAAGGAACCCTGACAGTCACTATTTCACTATTCACCTCCGGCTCGGCCGAGGGAGGCCATTATTCATGATATAAATGCCAGTACCAACTTCAATGTAAAGAAATATGGCTCCGTTTTTAAtacgaatattatttttttttccttaatattcttcTCCgggctatcttttttttttaatatagcggggcttttatttatactgttattttcttgatgttctttacctgattttatttttttaatccttttgtgattttttgttttggggaagaATGTTTTATGAAGTAATTGCtgttttttcaaatgaatattagcactaataataataataataataataataataataataataataataataataataataataataataataataattattattgttattatgtgttatatattattattattattattattattattattagcaatatatTAATTCCAAATACTatttccttagaaaaaaaaagacattttaattttcatttgttagttgaaattggccttgtgccagcgctGACACTCGTTCTTCCTGTTATAATACTTTTCAACTTTTCgccatatttacaaaaaatacaaatatacaaaatgttcGTATCTTCATGATCTAGAAGCAGTGTCTAATGAAAGAGTGGTAAGGAAGTATGTTCAAGCCGGTCCAAAGCTGACATAAATAACTAGGATTTAGCATTTAGGTAACGACCCCTACCATGCAAAATTACAAGCGTTATTAAaaggtaacaatatatatatatatatatatatatatatatatatatatatatatatatatatatacatacacacatatatatacatatatatattgatatatacatattagagagagagagggagagagagagagagcagaagtgttTTCTAGCCAGTGTGGAAAGCACAATTTTgccaaaattaaactaaatttggCCATTCGGGAGCGCAGCTACCCTTACGATATTAAAGCTAAGCTGCtaccagtcctctctctctctctctctctctctctctctctctgtttcctttcttcaggCCCCACtgagagagatataaaataagTATCTTCGTTCCGCTCCTGGGCTTCAAGTATGTATCTTCAATCATCCTCTTGGATTTACTTAAGAAGCGAGTCCCTTTTCAATATCAGGGCAATATACTTAAGATCATGAAATTCTGTGTATTTTCTAGACGGATGGTAAGACGTTGCGTGTTGCGTGCCTACCTCTGcagtttacataaacacacaaatgtgtgttagtatatatatatatatatatatatatatatatatatatatatatatatatatatatatatatatatatatatatatgtgtgtgtgtgtgtgtgtgtgtgtgtatatatatatatttttatatatatatatatatatttatttatgtgtgtctgtatatatctTGCTAATTATAGGTAATTAGATTTTAATTGGCGttatcaaaaaaattaaacaaaattctctGCAATTTGCATTTCAATTAATGTCCACTAATTGCGTGAGAAACATCTCATCTAAAAGGCAATAACTTGCTCCAAAATTTTCGTTCTTCTCACGAcggtttttttatgtataatgtatgatcATAAAATCAAttatcactttcgttaaatttacatatattaccattattatattctttatcattattgtttattatcaCAGTTACTTCTACTTTCAATCCCTGTCAGATTATTTGATTAAGCTATTCTTCTTTCTTTAGTCAATTAAATGCGAACTATTTCTGTGAGACAATTCTCCAGTATAAAAAGGGTCCTGGTAATAAATGTTAACATTTGTTATAAATAAGTACTTTtagtatctagagagagagagagagagagagagagagagagagagagagagagagagagagagaggtctaattAGGGGAACTGAGGACAAGTTAATAATGTATATTCGtcttttttatcacatttctctttctctttttctttaactttctactaaagcgttctctctctcagattgtcACCCGTTTTCAAACTCACCCCCTACCCTCGCTGAGATAAGCAATGATGAACAAAATCCGGTGACAGCTGAGTAGTCTGATAAGTATACAGATTACCGAAGTAATCCCTCATTAATATAGGAAAATGTAATGCACAGAAAACGGATAAAATTTAACAGCGGAGGGGTTACTTACCAAGGTAGACGATGGCGATAAATCTTGGTCTCTCAATAGGCGGAATCCAGCGCGCGATGCAGGCGTGCATTGATGGCCAGGAAACTCCCTGTAAAGGAATGAGACCTGTTAGTAAAtaggaacataaataaaaaataagtaaataactaaataaataggtTAAGCTGATATTTAGCGAATGGATGATTGTGACGACATTCCAGTATGTtaccatttcttaataatatcttTTGATTATGGGGAATAGTAGAATCCATTTTCTACCCCGTCCCTACTTTTCTCACCAACTTAttagatttccttcttaattttttcttttatcctagAGCCTGACTTTACGGCGTAGAGCCCATGAAAATCTTACGGTTCaaaaattagattatttattaTACTGTTAGCTCAGTGTTGTGGAACTAGCTAAAATACTTTTAGCTCACACAGAgacttccacaaaataaaatttctcgaACAAGTCCTACCTGAAACATTCCTTGTACGACTCTCAGTGCAATCAGGGCTCCGTAGTGCCACCTGGCCATGACGGGAGAGAGGAAAGCTGAAATCCCCCCAGCCAGGATGCATATTCCATACACCATCTTGGTGCCGTACAGTTCTGCCATTCGGCCCCCAATGATCTGAAAGTGGTTTTAACTATGATACAATGGACATTTTTATGAGTCCTCTCCTAGCTGAGACAATTAcgttgataaacaaaaaattaggTCAGGTCAGTGAAAATTTACATTCGTCTCAAAGATTTCTAATAAGTATGTGTTAATGAAAAACTACTCAGTAACCTGACAAAACATAACTATCGTTAGAAGTTGAGGTATTAGtttgaattaaaagtaaataacgGGAATATCACTCCTCTAAATTTCATGGTATATGATGAGAGAACCATTCAAACACAAAAGATGAAGACTAAAATACCCGTTTTGTGATAACTTTGTTTGGCATAAGGGGTGGAGAGGAAAGCCAAAATATTCTGTGAACATTACTGATAAACAACATATTTCAGGAGCGCTTCAGGTCACAGAATTCGTTGTCCTTTATGAATCCATTACTAATTACAAGAAACTCATTTAAGGTCACGGACATTTcgaagatgaataaaataaatatacggaTAATTAACTTCCATAACATTTTGTCATTGTAAAACTGAAACATCTTACCAAACCTTTGGCAGAGGCGCATGCTGGCATAAATCCGGTTAAATCTCAACTAACAACCAAGCAACCAAGTTTCCATAGGGTTCATTATCAAATATAGACaaagttaaagaggttggacagcaaggtgagAATGGACAAAAAGTACGTTGTAAAGGACTCCAAGTACTGCCTGACAGATCTCCGCACATGCCATAATGCAGATGGTAGCCTCATGCATAGAATGTAACTGGAGAAAACTGTACATAAGAATGAAGAAC from Macrobrachium rosenbergii isolate ZJJX-2024 chromosome 54, ASM4041242v1, whole genome shotgun sequence encodes the following:
- the LOC136834616 gene encoding LOW QUALITY PROTEIN: sialin-like (The sequence of the model RefSeq protein was modified relative to this genomic sequence to represent the inferred CDS: inserted 1 base in 1 codon), translating into MAWFGFVNLYMVRINLSVAIVAMVKRNASADGAVACDSGLDITGSFPTTGHNDTSLLRSEKNAYDLSSSSANLQDEEGEMFWDETTQGLVLXAFFYGYSLTQIIGGRMAELYGTKMVYGICILAGGISAFLSPVMARWHYGALIALRVVQGMFQGVSWPSMHACIARWIPPIERPRFIAIVYLASTLSSAMTLPLCGVIIDNHGWASQFYVMGALSLLWCCFWFALMYDSPEQHPRISDEELQYIKKALKESGTDKGSPKSIPWRQMAKSVPLWAILVACTGNGWGISLLFAQLPTYMKNVLGFSIRSNGALSAVPFLCRYIGGILWSSFSAWLINRNYLTVKMTRRIFGAISLWGPGAMILGVSFAGCDAKLAITLLCLALFLNGATTTSGLVNHTDIAPNFAGTLLGLDNTLGAMIAFIVPIVTGVMTDGQQTLEAWQRVFWICVPIYFLTGIFFITFVSADVQPWNDPDSTECSSSESSKSPKDKNGTVEKVLVK